One genomic window of Magnolia sinica isolate HGM2019 chromosome 3, MsV1, whole genome shotgun sequence includes the following:
- the LOC131239372 gene encoding protein CURLY FLAG LEAF 1-like isoform X1: MSHYQDSGPAPNMATITASLARSLQNCSISSSSPQAHESTSSSSSPSAAAAAEAATLELNSHVSLPYQWEQCLDLKTGEIYYINWRSGMKAKEDPRKAARFERDYYSEEDSSEESEGGGGGSCLSASSTSSPTRDVFRYDEDHVLVVAGCKSCLMYFMLPKTVVECPKCGGMIMHFDRVENGCL; the protein is encoded by the exons ATGTCTCATTATCAGGATTCAGGACC AGCTCCAAACATGGCGACGATAACGGCATCTTTGGCGAGATCTCTCCAGAACTGCTCGATTTCCTCCAGCTCTCCTCAGGCACACGAGTCCACGTCATCATCCTCTTCTCCTtctgccgctgctgctgctgaggcaGCTACTTTAGAACTCAATTCCCACGTCTCTCTTCCTTATCAATGGGAGCAATGCCTCGATTTAAAG ACAGGAGAGATTTACTACATAAACTGGAGGAGCGGAATGAAAGCGAAAGAGGACCCAAGAAAAGCTGCGAGATTTGAAAGAGATTACTACTCGGAAGAAGATAGTTCGGAAGAGAGcgagggaggaggaggaggatctTGTTTATCtgcttcttctacttcttctccTACAAGGGACGTTTTCCGCTACGATGAAGACCATGTTCTCGTTGTTGCGGGCTGCAAGAGCTGCCTCATGTATTTCATGCTGCCAAAAACGGTCGTAGAATGCCCGAAATGCGGTGGCATGATCATGCATTTCGACCGGGTGGAGAACGGATGCTTATGA
- the LOC131239372 gene encoding protein CURLY FLAG LEAF 1-like isoform X2: MTAPNMATITASLARSLQNCSISSSSPQAHESTSSSSSPSAAAAAEAATLELNSHVSLPYQWEQCLDLKTGEIYYINWRSGMKAKEDPRKAARFERDYYSEEDSSEESEGGGGGSCLSASSTSSPTRDVFRYDEDHVLVVAGCKSCLMYFMLPKTVVECPKCGGMIMHFDRVENGCL; the protein is encoded by the exons atGACAGCTCCAAACATGGCGACGATAACGGCATCTTTGGCGAGATCTCTCCAGAACTGCTCGATTTCCTCCAGCTCTCCTCAGGCACACGAGTCCACGTCATCATCCTCTTCTCCTtctgccgctgctgctgctgaggcaGCTACTTTAGAACTCAATTCCCACGTCTCTCTTCCTTATCAATGGGAGCAATGCCTCGATTTAAAG ACAGGAGAGATTTACTACATAAACTGGAGGAGCGGAATGAAAGCGAAAGAGGACCCAAGAAAAGCTGCGAGATTTGAAAGAGATTACTACTCGGAAGAAGATAGTTCGGAAGAGAGcgagggaggaggaggaggatctTGTTTATCtgcttcttctacttcttctccTACAAGGGACGTTTTCCGCTACGATGAAGACCATGTTCTCGTTGTTGCGGGCTGCAAGAGCTGCCTCATGTATTTCATGCTGCCAAAAACGGTCGTAGAATGCCCGAAATGCGGTGGCATGATCATGCATTTCGACCGGGTGGAGAACGGATGCTTATGA